From the Kogia breviceps isolate mKogBre1 chromosome 3, mKogBre1 haplotype 1, whole genome shotgun sequence genome, one window contains:
- the SOCS4 gene encoding suppressor of cytokine signaling 4, which translates to MAENSESNSKNVDVRPKTSRSRSADRKDGYVWSGKKLSWSKKSESSDAETVSAVEKTEVPLRSQERKHSCSSIELDLDHSCGHRFLGRSLKQKLQDAVGQCFPIKNCSSRHSSGLPSKRKIHISELMLDKCPFPPRSDLAFRWHFIKRHTAPISPKSDEWVSTDLSQTELRDGQLKQRRNMEEVNCFSHTSVQPCVITNNDSSGRGGPGTGSVMNLASNNSIEDSDMDSDDEIITLCTSSRKRNKPKWEIDEETLQLETPPKYHTQIDYVHCLVPDLLQINNNPCYWGVMDKYAAEALLEGKPEGTFLLRDSAQEDYLFSVSFRRYSRSLHARIEQWNHNFSFDAHDPCVFHSPDITGLLEHYKDPSACMFFEPLLSTPLIRTFPFPLQHICRTVICNCTTYDGIDALPIPSSMKLYLKEYHYKSKVRVLRIDAPEQQC; encoded by the coding sequence ATGGCAGAAAATAGTGAAAGTAATAGTAAAAATGTAGATGTAAGGCCCAAAACTAGTCGGAGTCGAAGTGCTGACAGAAAGGATGGTTATGTATGGAGTGGAAAGAAGTTATCTTGGTCAAAAAAGAGTGAAAGTTCAGATGCTGAAACAGTGAGTGCTGTAGAGAAAACTGAAGTTCCTTTAAGGAGCCAAGAAAGGAAGCACAGCTGTTCATCTATCGAGTTGGATTTAGATCATTCCTGTGGGCATAGATTTTTAGGCCGATCTCTTAAACAGAAACTGCAAGATGCTGTGGGGCAGTGTTTTCCAATAAAGAATTGTAGTAGTCGGCACTCTTCAGGGCTTCCgtctaaaagaaaaattcatatcAGTGAACTCATGTTAGATAAGTGTCCTTTCCCACCTCGATCAGATTTAGCCTTTAGGTGGCATTTTATTAAACGACACACTGCTCCTATAAGTCCCAAATCAGATGAATGGGTAAGCACAGACTTGTCTCAGACTGAATTGAGGGATGGTCAACTAAAACAACGAAGAAACATGGAAGAGGTAAACTGCTTCTCACATACCAGTGTTCAGCCCTGTGTCATAACCAATAACGATTCTTCGGGTAGAGGTGGTCCTGGGACTGGCTCTGTAATGAACCTGGCTTCAAATAACAGTATAGAAGATAGTGATATGGATTCAGAtgatgaaattataacactttgCACAAGttccaggaaaagaaacaaacccaaatgGGAAATTGATGAAGAAACCCTGCAACTGGAAACACCTCCTAAGTACCATACCCAGATTGATTATGTCCACTGTCTTGTACCAGACCTCCTTCAGATCAATAATAATCCATGTTACTGGGGCGTTATGGATAAATATGCAGCTGAAGCTCTACTAGAAGGAAAACCAGAGGGTACCTTTTTACTGCGAGATTCAGCACAGGAAGACTATTTATTCTCCGTTAGTTTTAGACGCTATAGTCGTTCTCTTCATGCTAGAATTGAACAGTGGAATCACAACTTTAGCTTTGATGCACATGATCCTTGTGTCTTCCATTCTCCTGACATTACTGGGCTCCTAGAGCATTATAAGGACCCGAGTGCCTGTATGTTCTTTGAACCACTTTTATCCACTCCTTTAATTCGGACTTTCCCCTTTCCCCTGCAGCATATATGCAGAACAGTTATTTGTAACTGTACAACTTATGATGGCATTGATGCCCTTCCAATTCCTTCTTCCATGAAATTATATCTGAAAGAATATCACTATAAATCGAAAGTTAGAGTACTCAGGATTGATGCACCAGAACAACAATGCTAG